One segment of Acidimicrobiales bacterium DNA contains the following:
- a CDS encoding tyrosine--tRNA ligase, which yields MSANALLDDLAARGLIHDTTDRDRLAARLAEGPMVVYAGFDPTADSLHVGNLVPLLLLRRFRDAGHECIALAGGATGMIGDPSGRSEERNLLDEGTLAANLAGIKPQLVQILGEGARFVDNYTWTRDVTLLDFLRDVGKHVTVNQMVAKDSIRSRMEGTDGISYTEFTYTLLQAFDYLHLHEVHGCELQVGGSDQWGNITAGIDLIRRRTGDHVHGLTVPLVTRADGQKFGKSVDGAVWLSATRTSPYRFYQYWMQIADADVERFLLQLTLLPVDEAKAIAAEHAAAPQRREGQRALARALTTMLHGPDACEGAEQASAVLFGGAAGQLAGAALDTVAAEVPTTELARADVVGADLVDLLVATGLASSRGDARRSLDQRGISVNNAKVEPGFVPSEDDLLEGRAVLLRKGKSTYHLISLLSG from the coding sequence GTGAGCGCCAACGCCCTGCTCGACGACCTGGCGGCCCGTGGGCTGATCCACGACACCACCGACCGCGACCGCCTGGCGGCCCGTCTCGCCGAAGGCCCGATGGTCGTCTACGCGGGGTTCGACCCCACGGCCGACAGCCTCCACGTCGGGAACCTCGTGCCCCTGCTGCTGCTGCGCCGCTTCCGCGACGCCGGTCACGAGTGCATCGCGCTGGCCGGCGGCGCCACGGGCATGATCGGCGATCCGAGCGGGCGCTCGGAGGAGCGCAACCTGCTCGACGAGGGCACCCTGGCGGCGAACCTGGCGGGCATCAAGCCCCAGCTCGTCCAGATCCTCGGCGAGGGCGCACGGTTCGTGGACAACTACACCTGGACCCGCGACGTCACCCTGCTCGACTTCCTCCGGGACGTCGGCAAACACGTCACCGTGAACCAGATGGTGGCCAAGGACTCGATCCGGTCCCGGATGGAGGGCACCGACGGCATCTCCTACACGGAGTTCACCTACACGCTCCTGCAGGCCTTCGACTACCTCCATCTGCACGAGGTGCACGGCTGCGAGCTCCAGGTCGGTGGGTCCGACCAGTGGGGCAACATCACCGCCGGGATCGACCTCATCCGGCGTCGCACCGGCGACCACGTCCACGGGCTGACCGTCCCGCTCGTCACCCGGGCCGATGGCCAGAAGTTCGGCAAGAGCGTGGACGGCGCCGTGTGGCTGTCCGCCACGCGCACGTCGCCCTACCGCTTCTACCAGTACTGGATGCAGATCGCCGACGCCGACGTCGAGCGATTCCTCCTCCAGCTCACCCTGCTCCCCGTCGACGAGGCCAAGGCCATCGCTGCCGAGCACGCCGCCGCGCCCCAGCGGCGGGAGGGTCAACGGGCCCTCGCCCGGGCGCTGACCACCATGCTCCACGGCCCTGACGCCTGTGAGGGGGCCGAGCAGGCCTCCGCGGTCCTCTTCGGCGGCGCCGCCGGCCAGCTCGCCGGCGCCGCACTCGACACCGTCGCCGCCGAGGTGCCCACCACCGAGCTGGCCAGGGCGGACGTGGTGGGGGCCGATCTCGTCGACCTGCTGGTCGCCACGGGTCTCGCTTCCTCCCGCGGCGATGCGCGCCGCTCCCTCGACCAGCGGGGGATCAGCGTCAACAACGCCAAGGTCGAGCCCGGCTTCGTGCCGAGCGAGGACGACCTCCTGGAGGGTCGCGCGGTGCTGCTGCGCAAGGGCAAGAGCACCTATCACCTGATTTCTTTGCTCTCGGGTTGA